The proteins below are encoded in one region of Methanomassiliicoccus luminyensis B10:
- a CDS encoding ABC transporter substrate-binding protein: MNAITVKLVASAVIAVAVLATIPMLGFTASSADQRQGMIIDFGYWDVVWTEMTFTGGMNGYDALKAACDIQGYECGILDDGTVYSVNDQVNLIGVKWAFYTLSTDGWAEADPASVDASEHNILCWARASGPDTVIPGVDATGHSYYNYARGSAAGEEGLRVVTLAPSVTEMVAFVGGAGLIIGTDLYSNYPQEIVDAKEDGRISIIGGYTDPNYEWIIKLAPDLVLCDGGTGEHVTMADKLRKSGINCVVLYDGTDLGTLYDNIWIVGCALGLSENANAGNRELRSAVDVVSGIAGRTDKRVFVALSSDPSPWTAGSQTYMSDVISVAGGVGAFDSQSSSWFMVSKEQIYAKQPKAIVIMSSTPVSTEDEYQRLLDSLDPLWKATPAFQNGEVYVFSGDANDILSRPGPRLAEATELMAKILNPEKFISLDPLDVIPKYFDDTYRDYLKYSRGVSA, encoded by the coding sequence ATGAACGCCATCACGGTCAAGCTCGTCGCATCCGCCGTCATCGCGGTGGCGGTCCTGGCGACCATACCGATGCTGGGGTTCACCGCATCATCCGCCGACCAGAGGCAGGGGATGATCATCGACTTCGGATACTGGGACGTGGTGTGGACGGAGATGACGTTCACCGGGGGAATGAACGGCTATGACGCCCTCAAGGCTGCCTGCGACATCCAAGGATATGAATGTGGCATACTGGACGACGGCACCGTGTACTCGGTGAACGATCAGGTAAACCTCATCGGTGTAAAATGGGCTTTCTACACTCTCTCCACGGACGGCTGGGCCGAGGCGGACCCGGCGTCGGTGGACGCGTCGGAGCATAACATTTTATGCTGGGCGCGCGCGTCCGGTCCGGATACCGTGATCCCCGGCGTGGACGCCACGGGGCACAGCTATTACAACTATGCTCGCGGAAGCGCCGCCGGCGAGGAAGGGCTGAGGGTGGTCACGCTGGCTCCGTCGGTGACGGAGATGGTGGCATTTGTGGGCGGCGCCGGCCTCATCATCGGAACGGACCTGTACAGCAACTACCCGCAGGAGATCGTCGACGCCAAGGAGGACGGCCGCATATCGATCATCGGGGGATACACCGACCCCAACTACGAATGGATAATCAAGCTCGCTCCGGACCTGGTCCTCTGCGACGGCGGCACGGGAGAGCATGTTACCATGGCCGATAAGCTACGCAAGTCCGGAATAAATTGCGTGGTCCTCTACGACGGGACCGACCTGGGCACGCTGTACGACAACATATGGATCGTGGGGTGCGCCCTGGGGCTTTCGGAGAACGCCAACGCCGGGAATCGCGAACTGCGCTCAGCGGTGGACGTGGTCTCGGGAATTGCCGGCAGGACCGATAAAAGGGTTTTCGTCGCGCTGTCCTCCGACCCGTCGCCGTGGACCGCCGGTTCCCAGACGTACATGTCTGACGTCATTTCTGTCGCAGGAGGGGTAGGAGCGTTCGATTCGCAGTCCTCGTCATGGTTCATGGTCTCCAAGGAGCAGATCTATGCCAAGCAGCCGAAGGCGATCGTGATCATGTCGAGCACCCCGGTGTCGACGGAGGATGAATACCAGCGCCTCCTAGACTCCCTTGATCCATTGTGGAAGGCCACTCCCGCGTTCCAGAACGGGGAGGTGTATGTCTTCTCCGGAGATGCGAACGACATACTGTCCAGGCCGGGGCCGAGGCTCGCGGAAGCGACGGAGCTCATGGCCAAGATATTGAACCCCGAGAAGTTCATATCGCTGGACCCGCTGGACGTGATCCCGAAATATTTCGACGACACGTACCGCGACTATCTCAAATACAGCAGGGGGGTCTCGGCATGA
- a CDS encoding PKD domain-containing protein, producing MIASIWRKTAAIGMVVAIMVMAIPLMDLNAAADEEDYWFYVDLTPDYELNGEWIQGTGPTPAEAFINAVNARYGAENNDIDPSGWITKVDGLATEGVWGGTWEYFNWAHFGYVDGVFDLDAHLMGGAKPTTNNQYAIFRTQYVWVEIISYEGASTLTEAEVLGTAEYGDAATWPQVMGPVPDDYTPKAVSATYDGTEWNVVWYILPNAQLNHVDEYAKLTVPAYGYAQRDEAAGLEPYVPGISTDFITDVTRGYAPLTVQFTDRTLDAGDWQWDFGDGTSSTDQDPSHTYSTPGRYTITLTTTNAGGNHNASRTVTVEQATEPGAPTNLAAAAGDSQVVLTWNAPANDGGASISHYVVYKDGVSIGTYTGTSAAITELTNGNQYKFTVAAVNSVGESERSNEATATPNDDVEGFTPDTEFQVTATSDVNGRLSVTYDPTVLRFMSATGATSIVNTEGAAHITTAGANGPVEVKFAVVENAPIGLTTVTLNGESKVFNIVPGEPAIYSSFVIVEQDEARNIANVSLYKVSQIAGFKLVFHYDSGTPVMNDLAGLGSRGSVSTAVDEAGKTITVVWASSDNVNLKGILFSISGASGLALSPAEADLRHITDDLSVSVRVDVGVASSYEDAVARDPNPSTDLNNDGATDLADLILLMQHLAGYEVSIDGDNADLDGDGVVDIRDAIVLQDLITVA from the coding sequence ATGATAGCATCAATTTGGAGAAAAACGGCTGCCATCGGCATGGTGGTCGCCATCATGGTCATGGCAATACCATTGATGGATCTCAATGCGGCGGCTGATGAAGAAGACTATTGGTTCTACGTTGACCTAACGCCTGACTATGAGCTGAACGGCGAGTGGATCCAAGGTACCGGGCCGACCCCGGCCGAGGCATTCATCAATGCTGTGAACGCTAGATATGGCGCAGAGAACAACGATATCGATCCAAGTGGTTGGATAACTAAGGTCGACGGTTTAGCTACAGAAGGTGTTTGGGGAGGTACCTGGGAGTACTTTAACTGGGCCCATTTTGGATATGTTGATGGCGTGTTCGATCTCGATGCGCACCTAATGGGGGGAGCGAAGCCAACTACCAACAATCAATATGCGATTTTCAGGACCCAGTACGTATGGGTTGAGATAATCTCGTATGAGGGCGCTAGTACTCTAACTGAAGCGGAGGTCCTCGGAACCGCCGAGTACGGTGATGCTGCCACATGGCCGCAGGTCATGGGCCCTGTTCCTGATGACTACACCCCTAAAGCTGTCTCCGCCACCTATGACGGAACCGAGTGGAATGTAGTATGGTATATCCTTCCTAACGCCCAGCTCAACCATGTTGACGAGTATGCTAAACTTACCGTTCCGGCATATGGATACGCGCAGCGGGATGAAGCGGCGGGGTTGGAGCCCTATGTCCCCGGAATATCCACAGACTTCATCACCGACGTCACCAGAGGCTACGCCCCACTGACGGTGCAGTTCACTGACAGGACCTTGGACGCCGGGGATTGGCAGTGGGACTTCGGCGACGGGACCAGCAGCACAGACCAGGATCCTTCGCACACATACAGCACGCCGGGCAGATACACCATTACTCTGACCACGACCAATGCCGGCGGCAACCACAATGCGAGCAGGACCGTGACTGTGGAGCAGGCGACCGAACCCGGTGCCCCCACCAATCTGGCGGCCGCAGCCGGTGACAGCCAGGTCGTCCTGACCTGGAACGCTCCCGCGAACGACGGAGGCGCCTCGATATCCCACTATGTCGTCTATAAGGACGGCGTCAGCATCGGCACGTACACGGGGACCTCCGCTGCCATAACCGAGCTGACCAACGGCAACCAGTACAAGTTCACTGTCGCCGCCGTCAACTCGGTCGGAGAGAGCGAGAGGTCCAATGAGGCTACCGCTACACCGAACGATGATGTCGAGGGCTTCACACCGGATACGGAGTTCCAGGTGACCGCCACATCCGATGTCAATGGCAGATTGAGCGTCACGTATGATCCCACCGTACTGAGATTCATGTCGGCCACCGGCGCGACGAGCATCGTCAACACGGAGGGAGCGGCACATATTACAACCGCAGGCGCGAACGGACCGGTGGAAGTAAAGTTCGCGGTCGTAGAGAACGCACCGATCGGACTTACCACGGTCACCCTGAACGGGGAGAGCAAGGTCTTCAACATCGTTCCCGGCGAACCTGCGATCTACAGCTCCTTCGTGATCGTCGAGCAGGACGAAGCGCGGAACATCGCGAACGTGTCTCTCTATAAGGTCTCCCAGATCGCCGGGTTCAAGCTGGTGTTCCACTACGACAGCGGCACTCCAGTCATGAACGATCTGGCCGGGCTCGGCTCCAGGGGCAGCGTTTCCACGGCGGTCGACGAAGCGGGTAAGACCATCACCGTGGTCTGGGCCAGTTCGGACAATGTCAACTTGAAAGGCATATTGTTCTCGATCAGCGGCGCCAGCGGCCTTGCGCTGTCGCCGGCCGAGGCCGATCTCAGGCACATCACGGATGACCTCAGTGTAAGCGTCCGAGTGGATGTCGGAGTAGCCAGCAGCTACGAGGACGCAGTGGCTCGTGATCCCAACCCCAGTACGGACCTGAACAATGATGGAGCGACCGATCTCGCGGACCTCATCCTGCTGATGCAGCACCTCGCCGGTTATGAGGTGAGCATCGACGGGGACAACGCGGACCTCGATGGCGATGGGGTCGTGGACATCCGTGACGCGATAGTCCTGCAGGACCTCATAACCGTGGCATGA
- a CDS encoding leucine-rich repeat protein, which yields MTEHKVETVLISLILFVSIIAPLVAVDLGSAASDWPSVPGNNENPWISDALSPTIDEDLAIKWSVIGATSGMSGWEVPSTAITVGDYAYYYDQLNKKLMKVHIEDGAEAASAPLTASGYNLPVTYGNGKLFVPMINSKVSIYDADTMEKIGTTDTKLTKWNGMQGPVTYYDEYIYLGTYGSTYPGIDFACFHDNGTLAWSLDGGGWGYSLAPQFIEVGDKTYCVVASKGYGQAGITDGGSTIYVLDPATGYEYSRVKISDEYNQGGISHYEGRIYVATQNDAATATHIHSYVVGADGSLSDEKVWTSSLTGGTQSAPVIYNDRIYLGSGGATMGANRNIEVISIGSDGSMTSVYDIPIKTKGTLTLTTAYATAENDYTVYLYVTPYDGTSTNPDIYIIKDSAHQTAAHYKGIELPGEGDQYSFNSVTISSQGYLLFKSDVALWCVEAVREESTPGTEFQVSASSDADGKLIVTYNPSALRFVSATGATNIVTAEGTITITTAGANGPVDVTFEVVEDPLVGPTKVTLNGADEVFKIVPRTFAPGIPTNLAAAAGNGQVTLTWNAPENNGGEAIRGYIIYVNGYKFSTYTVGEYNETATTITGLTNGREYTITISAFNPTGESGRSVEIKATPTDVVIVPEVPSAPTNLAAAAGDSQVVLTWNAPGSNGGAAITHYVVYRDGTKIDGMFTGTTATVTGLTNGNQYKFTVAAVNSVGESERSNEVSATPVAPASTYTYKISGGTVEITKYTGSGGIVEIPSTIEGLPVTAIGTNAFQNKATLTSVTIPDSVTSIGTQAFMGCSGLISVSIGSGVTSIGTNAFYKCAALTSVTIPSKVISIGTNAFRDCTALTEINVDADNTAFKSVDGVVYNKTVTTLILCPAGWSGSLTIPSSVTSIGDSAFMGCAGLTEVIMLSSVTSIGTGSFNGCTGLTSIAIPGSVTSIGNNAFSGCTKLAAVTIPNSVISIGTSAFSGCTKLASVTIGSGVTSIGDYMFRYCYALTSVIIPNNVNTIGNNAFQGCNNLTTATIGSGVNKISNSAFSGCTKLAEIIVDADNAVYRSVEGIVYNKTVTTLILCPAGWSGSLTIPSSVTSIGDSAFSGCTKLAAVTIPNGVITIGEDAFTGCIGLTTVTIPSSVTTIGEDAFTGCTALAEIIVDADNAVYRSVEGIVYNKTVTTLILCPAGWSGSLTIPSSVTSINSEAFLGCTGLTSVTIPGSVTSIGAKAFQECTALASVTIGNGAGTTIGTQAFSYCPVLSIVTIGSGVTSIGNSVFRDCPALTSIVIPNSVTSIGTNAFAYCTGLTSVTIGNGVASLGQYTFQGCTALERLVIGSGMISIGNDVFYGCTGLITVTIPNSVTGIGNNAFYGCTGLTKVIIGSGVTTIGSSFSGCTALTTVVFTGNAPTSVSSAWVRNVPNPVVHYHLGAEGFTTPTWNNVACYPLAIPDFEADVTSGNAPLTVQFTDKSLGAASVQWDFGDGTTSTAWDPSHTYSAPGTYTVTLTTINAGGGSTQTTMTVTVIAPPVELPVGTEVMVSASSDADGKLIVTYDPTVLRFVSATGATNIVTAEGTITITTAGANGPVDVTFAALANLGPTTVTLNGESKVFNIVPGEPASYSSFVIVEQDGQQNTADVSLYKVPKVAGFKLVFHYTGGTPVVSDLAGLGAKGIFSTAVDEVGKTITIVWASSRNMVPSGILFSISGADGLTLSPADAELRYIADDVSVSIQVIVGVASSYEDAVSQDPNPAPAADLNGDGETNLADLILLVQFLAGNEVNIDEDSADLDGDGIVDIRDAIALQEIITVA from the coding sequence ATGACAGAACACAAAGTCGAAACAGTGCTCATATCATTGATACTGTTCGTTAGTATCATCGCTCCACTGGTCGCTGTCGATCTAGGCAGCGCCGCGAGCGATTGGCCCAGCGTACCGGGGAACAATGAGAATCCCTGGATCTCGGATGCATTGTCCCCCACTATCGATGAAGATCTCGCCATCAAGTGGAGCGTTATCGGGGCTACGTCGGGCATGAGCGGATGGGAAGTCCCCAGTACGGCGATTACGGTGGGCGACTATGCCTATTATTATGATCAGCTCAATAAAAAGCTAATGAAAGTCCACATCGAGGACGGCGCAGAGGCGGCTTCCGCGCCCCTGACGGCTAGCGGGTATAACTTGCCAGTAACCTATGGCAACGGCAAATTGTTCGTGCCCATGATCAATTCCAAAGTCAGCATCTACGACGCGGACACGATGGAAAAGATAGGGACCACGGATACGAAGTTAACGAAATGGAACGGCATGCAGGGACCCGTGACATATTATGATGAATACATATATCTCGGGACCTACGGCAGCACATATCCTGGTATCGACTTCGCGTGCTTCCATGATAACGGCACATTGGCATGGTCGTTGGACGGCGGAGGCTGGGGATACTCACTGGCCCCCCAGTTCATCGAGGTCGGCGATAAGACCTACTGCGTAGTAGCCTCTAAAGGCTACGGGCAAGCAGGGATCACCGACGGAGGTTCCACAATCTATGTCCTGGACCCTGCCACTGGATATGAGTATAGCAGGGTAAAGATCAGCGATGAATACAACCAGGGAGGCATCTCGCATTACGAAGGCCGCATATATGTGGCCACCCAGAACGATGCCGCGACGGCCACTCACATACATTCATATGTCGTGGGAGCGGACGGCTCACTGTCCGACGAGAAGGTCTGGACCTCCAGCCTCACCGGTGGCACCCAGAGCGCGCCGGTGATCTACAACGACCGCATCTACCTCGGAAGCGGCGGGGCCACCATGGGCGCCAACAGGAACATCGAGGTCATCAGCATCGGCAGCGACGGCAGCATGACCTCGGTATACGACATACCAATAAAAACGAAGGGTACGCTCACCCTGACAACCGCGTATGCCACCGCCGAGAACGACTACACTGTCTACCTGTATGTCACGCCGTACGACGGCACGAGCACAAACCCAGACATATACATCATTAAAGACAGCGCACATCAGACGGCCGCGCATTACAAGGGGATCGAGCTGCCCGGAGAGGGGGACCAGTACTCCTTCAACAGTGTGACCATATCCAGCCAGGGGTATCTCCTGTTCAAGAGCGACGTAGCTCTGTGGTGCGTGGAGGCGGTACGCGAAGAGTCCACACCAGGTACGGAGTTCCAGGTGTCCGCTTCGTCCGATGCCGATGGAAAACTGATCGTCACGTACAATCCCTCTGCATTGAGGTTCGTATCGGCCACTGGTGCGACGAACATCGTCACTGCTGAAGGAACGATCACCATCACGACAGCGGGCGCGAACGGACCGGTGGACGTAACGTTCGAGGTCGTGGAGGACCCGCTTGTAGGACCTACTAAGGTAACCTTGAATGGGGCCGATGAGGTCTTCAAGATCGTTCCTAGGACCTTCGCACCCGGCATTCCCACCAACCTGGCGGCCGCCGCCGGCAATGGCCAGGTCACCCTGACCTGGAACGCCCCCGAGAACAATGGGGGCGAGGCGATAAGAGGATACATCATATACGTGAACGGCTACAAGTTCAGCACTTACACCGTCGGCGAGTACAACGAGACCGCAACAACCATAACCGGGCTGACCAACGGCAGAGAATATACTATCACCATATCTGCCTTCAACCCGACGGGGGAGAGCGGCAGGTCCGTCGAGATCAAGGCTACGCCGACCGATGTGGTGATCGTTCCTGAGGTCCCCAGTGCCCCCACCAATCTGGCGGCCGCAGCCGGTGACAGCCAGGTCGTCCTGACCTGGAACGCTCCCGGCAGCAACGGGGGCGCCGCGATCACTCACTACGTCGTCTACCGGGACGGCACCAAGATCGACGGCATGTTCACCGGGACGACAGCGACCGTAACCGGGTTGACCAACGGCAACCAGTACAAGTTCACTGTCGCCGCCGTCAACTCGGTCGGAGAGAGCGAGAGGTCCAATGAGGTCTCGGCCACGCCGGTCGCTCCGGCCTCCACTTACACTTATAAAATAAGCGGAGGCACAGTGGAGATCACCAAATATACTGGGTCAGGAGGCATAGTGGAGATACCCAGCACGATCGAGGGATTGCCCGTTACTGCCATCGGCACCAACGCGTTCCAGAACAAGGCCACTCTGACCTCGGTCACGATACCGGACAGCGTGACCAGCATCGGCACCCAGGCATTCATGGGATGCTCTGGCCTTATCTCGGTGAGCATAGGCAGTGGTGTGACTAGCATCGGGACCAACGCATTCTACAAGTGCGCCGCCCTGACCTCCGTTACCATCCCGAGCAAAGTGATCAGCATCGGTACCAATGCGTTCCGGGACTGTACCGCCCTGACCGAGATCAACGTTGACGCCGACAACACCGCATTCAAAAGTGTCGATGGCGTGGTGTACAACAAGACCGTAACCACCCTGATACTGTGTCCTGCGGGATGGTCCGGTTCGCTGACCATACCTAGCAGCGTGACCAGCATCGGCGACAGCGCGTTCATGGGCTGTGCCGGCCTGACCGAGGTGATAATGCTAAGCAGTGTGACCAGCATCGGAACAGGTTCGTTCAACGGTTGCACTGGCCTGACCTCGATCGCGATACCAGGCAGTGTTACGAGCATCGGGAACAACGCGTTCAGCGGATGCACCAAGCTGGCCGCGGTAACGATACCGAACAGCGTCATTAGTATCGGGACTAGCGCGTTCAGCGGATGCACCAAGCTGGCTTCGGTCACCATAGGCAGTGGTGTGACCAGCATCGGAGACTACATGTTCCGGTATTGCTACGCCCTGACCTCGGTCATTATCCCGAACAACGTGAACACCATCGGCAATAACGCGTTCCAAGGGTGCAACAACCTGACCACAGCGACAATAGGCAGTGGTGTGAACAAGATCAGCAACAGCGCGTTCAGCGGATGCACCAAGCTGGCCGAGATCATCGTTGACGCCGACAACGCAGTATACAGAAGCGTAGAGGGCATAGTATACAACAAGACCGTAACCACTCTGATACTGTGTCCTGCGGGATGGTCCGGTTCGCTGACCATACCTAGCAGCGTGACCAGCATCGGCGACAGCGCGTTCAGCGGATGCACCAAGCTGGCCGCGGTAACGATACCGAATGGCGTGATCACCATCGGCGAAGACGCATTCACCGGCTGTATCGGTTTGACCACGGTCACTATTCCAAGCAGCGTGACCACCATAGGTGAAGATGCGTTCACTGGCTGTACCGCCCTGGCCGAGATCATCGTTGACGCCGACAACGCAGTATACAGAAGCGTAGAGGGCATAGTATACAACAAGACCGTAACCACTCTGATACTGTGTCCTGCGGGATGGTCCGGTTCGCTGACCATACCTAGCAGCGTGACGAGTATCAATAGCGAAGCGTTCCTTGGCTGCACCGGTCTGACCTCGGTCACGATACCGGGCAGTGTGACCAGCATCGGCGCGAAAGCGTTCCAAGAGTGCACCGCCCTGGCATCTGTCACGATAGGCAACGGGGCCGGCACCACCATCGGCACGCAAGCGTTCTCCTACTGCCCGGTCCTGAGCATAGTGACCATAGGCAGTGGTGTGACTAGCATCGGGAACAGTGTGTTCAGGGACTGCCCCGCCCTGACCTCGATCGTCATACCGAACAGCGTGACCAGCATCGGTACCAATGCGTTCGCATACTGCACCGGCCTGACATCGGTCACAATCGGCAACGGGGTCGCCAGCCTTGGACAATACACATTCCAAGGGTGCACCGCCCTGGAAAGACTGGTCATAGGCAGTGGCATGATCAGCATCGGCAACGACGTGTTCTATGGATGTACCGGTCTGATCACGGTCACGATACCGAACAGCGTGACCGGCATCGGGAACAACGCGTTCTACGGATGTACCGGTCTGACCAAGGTCATCATAGGCAGTGGTGTCACTACCATCGGCAGCTCTTTCTCCGGCTGCACCGCCCTGACCACCGTGGTGTTCACCGGCAATGCACCGACATCGGTCAGCAGCGCTTGGGTCAGAAATGTTCCCAATCCGGTAGTTCACTACCATCTGGGTGCCGAAGGGTTCACCACGCCGACCTGGAATAACGTCGCGTGCTATCCTCTGGCCATACCTGATTTCGAGGCCGACGTAACTTCGGGCAACGCCCCGCTGACGGTGCAGTTCACCGACAAGAGCCTAGGCGCCGCATCGGTGCAATGGGACTTCGGTGACGGAACCACCAGCACCGCCTGGGACCCGTCGCATACGTACAGTGCACCGGGCACATACACGGTCACCCTGACCACGATAAATGCCGGTGGTGGCAGCACCCAAACCACCATGACCGTGACCGTGATCGCGCCGCCCGTAGAGTTGCCCGTAGGGACCGAGGTCATGGTGTCTGCTTCGTCCGATGCCGATGGAAAACTGATCGTCACGTATGACCCCACCGTACTGAGGTTCGTATCGGCCACTGGTGCGACGAACATCGTCACTGCTGAAGGAACGATCACCATCACGACAGCGGGCGCGAACGGACCGGTGGACGTAACGTTCGCGGCATTGGCGAACCTGGGACCTACCACGGTCACCCTGAACGGGGAGAGCAAGGTCTTCAACATCGTTCCCGGCGAACCTGCGAGCTATAGCTCGTTCGTAATCGTAGAACAGGACGGCCAGCAGAACACCGCGGATGTCTCGCTCTACAAGGTCCCCAAAGTCGCCGGCTTCAAGCTGGTGTTCCACTACACTGGCGGAACTCCGGTCGTTAGCGACCTGGCCGGGCTCGGTGCCAAGGGTATCTTCTCGACAGCGGTCGACGAGGTTGGCAAGACGATAACCATAGTATGGGCCAGTTCGAGGAACATGGTCCCGAGCGGCATCTTGTTCTCGATCAGCGGAGCTGACGGCCTGACACTATCGCCGGCCGATGCCGAGCTCAGGTACATCGCGGACGATGTAAGTGTCAGTATCCAGGTGATCGTCGGAGTGGCCAGCAGCTACGAGGACGCTGTGAGTCAGGATCCCAACCCCGCTCCCGCCGCTGACCTGAACGGGGATGGGGAGACGAACCTCGCGGACCTCATCCTGCTGGTGCAGTTCCTTGCCGGTAACGAGGTGAACATCGACGAGGACAGCGCGGACCTCGATGGCGACGGGATAGTGGACATTCGTGACGCGATAGCCCTGCAGGAGATCATAACCGTGGCATGA